A stretch of Halomonas elongata DSM 2581 DNA encodes these proteins:
- a CDS encoding SMP-30/gluconolactonase/LRE family protein, with protein sequence MVTDTRVQVAVELDMSLGESPLWSVARQTLHWVDINHGVIHVWQPDRHAAPSRIELDEKVGCIALCEEGLLAATASGIIRLRLPFDGRTERLADNPEWHDGKGNRFNDGRCDAAGRFWAGTIAADEVTPSAALYCFEGGELVQRWSGLGIANGLAFSPDRRWLYHTDSLTRRILRYPFDVETGRTGEPRVWADLDALGLPGVPDGAAVDSQGCYWSALYGGGRIVRFSPAGRLEASFELPCPHPTMVAFGGPDLRTLYITTATQHLNDEERKRWPAAGSLLRMPAPVAGLAEPVATS encoded by the coding sequence ATGGTGACGGATACACGAGTGCAGGTGGCGGTCGAGCTCGACATGAGCCTGGGCGAGAGCCCGTTATGGTCGGTGGCGCGGCAGACGCTCCACTGGGTGGATATCAATCATGGCGTGATCCATGTCTGGCAGCCGGATCGGCACGCAGCGCCCTCGCGCATCGAGCTGGATGAAAAGGTCGGCTGCATTGCGTTGTGCGAGGAGGGACTGCTCGCCGCCACGGCCTCGGGCATCATCAGGCTGCGATTGCCGTTCGACGGCCGGACCGAGCGCCTGGCGGACAACCCCGAGTGGCACGACGGGAAGGGCAATCGCTTCAACGATGGACGCTGCGATGCGGCCGGGCGTTTCTGGGCGGGTACGATTGCCGCCGACGAGGTTACGCCTTCCGCGGCTCTCTATTGCTTCGAGGGGGGAGAACTGGTGCAGCGGTGGTCTGGTCTTGGCATCGCCAATGGACTGGCCTTCAGCCCCGACCGACGCTGGCTTTATCACACGGACTCGTTGACCCGGCGGATCCTGCGTTATCCCTTCGATGTGGAGACTGGCCGCACCGGCGAGCCTCGGGTCTGGGCGGATCTGGATGCCCTGGGCTTGCCGGGGGTGCCGGATGGTGCCGCCGTGGATAGCCAGGGCTGCTATTGGAGCGCTCTTTATGGGGGAGGGCGTATCGTGCGTTTCTCTCCCGCGGGAAGGCTGGAGGCGAGCTTCGAGCTACCTTGCCCGCACCCCACCATGGTGGCCTTCGGAGGCCCCGATCTGCGGACGCTCTACATCACCACCGCCACGCAACACCTGAACGACGAGGAACGAAAGCGTTGGCCTGCTGCCGGTAGCCTGCTTCGTATGCCGGCACCGGTAGCGGGACTGGCGGAGCCGGTCGCGACTTCCTGA
- a CDS encoding TRAP transporter small permease: protein MRRLLHGLTHLNRGLERCLHWLLLALLFGFIALIVYQIVSRNLPLMPRLYWTEEFSRFAFQWMIMLGTAIGVLHADHFVLEAFPRGSRASLVTRWIRDLSCLAVGLIFVIHGKDFALSGLRREATASGLSMIYVYSAFSVSGLLIILFSAQRLLHALLDGVPRMEASLDTPDAVEEALEAHAGHGDELDPSLSSTDGRTP, encoded by the coding sequence ATGAGACGCCTGTTGCACGGCCTGACTCACCTGAATCGCGGGCTGGAGCGCTGCCTTCACTGGCTCCTGCTGGCCCTGCTGTTTGGCTTCATCGCCTTGATCGTCTATCAGATCGTTAGCCGCAATCTGCCGCTGATGCCACGCCTGTACTGGACCGAGGAATTCAGTCGCTTCGCCTTTCAGTGGATGATCATGCTGGGCACCGCCATCGGCGTGCTGCATGCCGACCACTTCGTCCTCGAGGCCTTTCCGCGCGGCTCGCGGGCCAGTCTGGTGACGCGCTGGATACGCGACCTGTCCTGCCTGGCCGTCGGTCTGATCTTCGTCATCCACGGCAAGGATTTCGCCCTGTCCGGCCTGCGGCGCGAGGCCACCGCCTCGGGACTGTCGATGATCTACGTCTATTCGGCCTTCAGCGTCAGCGGCCTGCTGATCATCCTGTTCAGCGCCCAGCGACTGCTGCACGCCCTGCTCGATGGCGTGCCCCGCATGGAAGCCAGCCTCGACACGCCCGATGCCGTCGAGGAGGCACTCGAGGCGCATGCCGGGCACGGCGACGAACTGGATCCTTCGCTCTCTTCCACCGACGGGAGAACGCCATGA
- a CDS encoding aminotransferase: MSNIPDVSHFSSLDNKRLIESDKAHYMHGYHAFDEHRQHGSLNITQGDDAYIRDAQGQQYLDAVGGMWCTNIGLAREEMAQAIAEQTRQLAYSNSFCDMANDRAIQLSEKLAELAPGDLDRVFLTTGGSTAVDTAIRLVHYYQNCRGKHEKKQIITRINAYHGSTYLTMSLGGKQADRPEEFDFLTDGIHHLSCPNFYRAPEGVNEAEFLEGLVAEFENKILEIGPERVGAFLAEPIMGSGGVIIPPAGYHRRMWEVCQRHDVLYISDEVVTSFGRLGHFFASEAEFDIQPDIITTAKGLTSGYQPLGACIFSERIWEVIAEPGAGRCFSHGFTYSGHPVACAAALKNIEILEREALLPRAREVGRYFEQRLRTLEDLPIVGEVRARCFMACVEFVADKTTRTLFPEALNIGEWVHLRAQKRGLLVRPIVHLNVMSPALTLTHEQVDFVVDVLRESILETLEDLRAAGHW; the protein is encoded by the coding sequence ATGTCGAATATACCCGATGTCTCGCATTTTTCCAGTCTTGATAACAAGCGCCTTATTGAGTCCGACAAGGCGCATTATATGCATGGTTATCATGCCTTCGATGAGCACCGGCAGCATGGTTCGCTCAACATAACCCAGGGCGATGATGCCTATATCCGTGACGCACAGGGGCAACAGTACCTGGATGCCGTCGGCGGAATGTGGTGCACCAATATTGGTCTGGCAAGGGAAGAAATGGCACAAGCCATTGCCGAGCAGACTCGGCAGCTAGCCTATTCGAATTCCTTCTGCGACATGGCCAATGACCGCGCCATACAGTTGAGTGAAAAGCTCGCCGAGCTGGCACCAGGCGATCTCGATCGTGTCTTCCTGACGACGGGAGGCTCCACGGCGGTGGATACGGCTATCAGGCTGGTTCACTACTACCAGAATTGTCGAGGCAAGCATGAAAAGAAGCAGATCATAACGCGAATAAATGCCTATCATGGCTCCACTTATCTGACCATGTCACTAGGCGGCAAGCAGGCGGATCGCCCGGAGGAATTCGATTTCCTGACCGACGGTATTCATCACCTGAGCTGCCCTAATTTCTATCGCGCACCGGAAGGCGTCAACGAAGCCGAGTTCCTGGAGGGGCTGGTTGCGGAATTTGAGAACAAGATTCTCGAGATCGGCCCTGAGCGGGTCGGTGCCTTTCTCGCCGAGCCGATCATGGGGTCCGGGGGCGTGATCATTCCGCCGGCTGGCTATCATCGGCGCATGTGGGAAGTCTGTCAGCGTCACGATGTGCTCTATATTTCCGACGAAGTCGTGACTTCCTTCGGCAGACTGGGTCACTTCTTCGCCTCGGAGGCGGAGTTCGATATCCAGCCCGATATCATTACCACGGCCAAGGGGTTGACCTCCGGCTACCAGCCTCTGGGCGCCTGCATCTTCTCCGAGCGGATCTGGGAGGTAATTGCCGAGCCCGGCGCCGGACGCTGCTTCAGCCATGGCTTTACCTATTCGGGACACCCGGTGGCATGCGCGGCGGCCCTGAAGAACATCGAGATCCTCGAACGGGAAGCGCTATTGCCGCGAGCCCGCGAAGTCGGTCGCTACTTCGAGCAACGGCTACGTACGCTAGAGGACCTGCCCATCGTCGGTGAGGTGCGGGCCCGATGTTTTATGGCCTGTGTCGAGTTCGTTGCCGACAAGACCACCAGAACGCTGTTCCCCGAGGCGCTCAACATCGGGGAGTGGGTGCATTTGCGTGCCCAGAAACGCGGTCTTTTGGTGAGGCCGATCGTGCACCTCAATGTCATGTCGCCCGCCCTGACACTGACCCACGAGCAAGTCGATTTCGTGGTGGACGTGCTCCGCGAGAGCATTCTCGAGACCCTCGAGGACCTGCGCGCCGCCGGTCACTGGTAG
- a CDS encoding LacI family DNA-binding transcriptional regulator gives MKRAAYDGNVPIQYGSAMPATSRPATILEVARDAGVSKTSVSRYYSGERERLSASMQQRIAHAAERLGYQPNPMARGLKGGPSGLVGMLVADIRNPFSVAVMHGVEQACRRQGLSLMVCNTDNDPTLERQNLALLTSYRIEGLIVNAAGRHGEALAELAGGGLPLVLLDRSLEGIDADEVGLDNDRAIDMALDHLTERGYRRVLFVTEPPARASSRQARMARFESGRSSRGLEGEVLSLELDDAASLDRRLSAFLEAATQQPTAILCGNGQVTLAVTRTLQARRVPLGEIGLMGIDELDWCQLVTPGITTLAQPTDAIGQAAVDRLRARQAERTTPEPRHERFTPTLIIRDSTCRPGVDAPHFDETRP, from the coding sequence ATGAAGCGCGCTGCCTACGATGGGAACGTTCCCATTCAATACGGTAGCGCCATGCCCGCGACGTCACGCCCTGCCACCATCCTGGAAGTCGCCCGCGACGCCGGCGTCTCGAAGACCAGCGTATCCCGCTATTACAGCGGCGAGCGCGAGCGTCTCTCCGCCAGCATGCAGCAGCGGATCGCCCACGCCGCCGAGCGTCTCGGCTACCAGCCCAACCCCATGGCCCGGGGGCTAAAGGGCGGCCCCTCGGGGCTGGTCGGCATGCTGGTCGCCGATATCCGCAATCCCTTTTCGGTGGCGGTGATGCATGGCGTCGAACAGGCCTGTCGCCGACAAGGCTTGTCGCTGATGGTCTGCAACACTGACAACGACCCGACGCTGGAGCGCCAGAACCTGGCACTGCTGACCTCCTACCGGATCGAGGGACTGATCGTGAACGCCGCCGGTCGCCACGGCGAGGCCCTGGCCGAGCTGGCCGGCGGCGGCCTGCCTCTGGTGCTGCTCGATCGCTCGCTCGAAGGCATCGACGCCGACGAGGTCGGGCTCGACAACGACCGAGCCATCGACATGGCCCTCGACCACCTGACCGAACGCGGCTATCGCCGGGTGCTGTTCGTCACCGAGCCGCCGGCTCGGGCCAGCTCACGCCAGGCGCGGATGGCGCGCTTCGAGTCGGGCCGCTCATCGCGAGGGCTCGAAGGCGAGGTGCTGAGTCTCGAGCTCGACGACGCAGCCAGTCTCGACCGGAGGCTGAGCGCATTCCTCGAGGCCGCGACGCAGCAACCCACCGCCATTCTGTGCGGCAACGGCCAGGTCACGCTCGCGGTGACCCGCACCCTCCAGGCCCGTCGGGTACCACTCGGCGAAATCGGCCTGATGGGCATCGATGAGCTCGATTGGTGCCAGCTGGTCACGCCCGGCATCACCACCCTGGCCCAGCCGACCGACGCCATCGGCCAGGCTGCCGTCGACCGTCTGCGTGCCCGTCAGGCCGAACGAACCACGCCCGAGCCCCGACACGAACGTTTCACCCCGACCCTGATCATCCGGGACTCGACATGCCGCCCAGGCGTCGATGCTCCCCATTTCGACGAGACGCGCCCATGA
- a CDS encoding 2-hydroxyacid dehydrogenase: MTKRILVYRPLNEDQLARLERDFHVDYLPETSAEDPAFLDALANAHGLVGASLPITPALLDRAPHLEAIASISVGYDNYPVDELTRRGILLCNTPDVLTETTADTGFLLIMCAARRAIELAGMVQRGEWRESIGKELFGTDVHGKTLGMVGFGRIGAAIARRGALGFGMRVLYSNASPKPELEAELGARHRELDDLLAEADIVCVTVPLNADTQHLIGAREFALMKPSAIFVNVARGKVVDETALIEALRAGRPHAAGLDVFEREPLPETSPLPHMPNVVALPHIGSATHETRTAMADRAVANILAALSGERPPSPVNELELKGS, encoded by the coding sequence ATGACCAAGCGTATCCTGGTATACCGCCCGCTCAACGAAGATCAACTCGCACGGCTGGAGCGCGACTTCCATGTCGACTACCTGCCGGAGACCAGTGCCGAGGATCCCGCCTTCCTCGACGCCCTGGCCAACGCCCACGGCCTGGTCGGCGCCAGCCTGCCGATCACCCCGGCGCTGCTCGACCGGGCACCGCATCTCGAGGCCATCGCCAGCATCTCGGTGGGCTACGACAACTATCCGGTGGACGAGCTGACCCGGCGCGGCATCCTGCTGTGCAATACCCCCGACGTGCTGACCGAGACCACCGCCGACACCGGCTTTCTGCTGATCATGTGCGCAGCCCGCCGCGCCATCGAGCTGGCCGGGATGGTCCAGCGCGGCGAGTGGCGCGAGAGCATCGGCAAGGAGCTGTTCGGCACCGATGTGCATGGCAAGACGCTCGGCATGGTCGGCTTCGGCCGCATCGGTGCCGCCATCGCGCGACGTGGCGCACTGGGCTTCGGCATGCGGGTGCTGTATTCGAACGCCTCGCCCAAGCCCGAGCTCGAGGCCGAACTCGGTGCCCGGCACCGCGAGCTCGATGACCTGCTCGCCGAGGCCGACATCGTCTGCGTCACCGTGCCCCTCAATGCCGACACGCAACACCTGATCGGCGCTCGCGAGTTCGCGCTGATGAAGCCCTCGGCGATCTTCGTCAACGTCGCCCGCGGCAAGGTGGTCGACGAGACCGCGCTGATCGAGGCGCTCCGCGCGGGTAGACCGCACGCCGCCGGCCTAGATGTCTTCGAGCGCGAACCCCTGCCCGAGACGTCGCCCCTGCCGCACATGCCCAATGTCGTGGCACTGCCGCACATCGGCTCGGCGACCCATGAAACACGCACCGCCATGGCCGATCGCGCGGTCGCCAACATTCTCGCCGCCCTGAGCGGCGAGCGACCGCCCAGCCCGGTCAATGAACTCGAACTGAAGGGCTCATGA
- a CDS encoding HAD family hydrolase: MSASSPSALPASAPSSSAPLCLLFDSDGTLVDSEILLAEVMGDVLPEYGLPFTARQYMEAFRGVRFHDIVATQQRRHGPLTEDSLARLEAAMRTRMQARMTEELVAIDGMPDALDALAAYPKAVVSNGPDSKIRCAMASAGLAHHFGDHLFSAYTLEVWKPDPGLYLKAAEAMGFPPERCVVIDDAAVGVEAGLAAGMQVIHLNHFPDEEATPEGAIALHHASELPEVIARLASARQAL, from the coding sequence ATGTCCGCGTCCTCGCCTTCCGCCCTGCCGGCTTCGGCTCCCTCCTCTTCGGCTCCCCTCTGCCTGCTCTTCGACTCCGACGGTACCCTGGTCGACAGCGAGATCCTGCTGGCCGAGGTCATGGGCGACGTCCTGCCCGAGTACGGGCTCCCCTTCACTGCCCGCCAGTACATGGAAGCCTTCCGGGGCGTTCGCTTTCACGATATCGTCGCCACCCAGCAGCGCCGTCACGGCCCGCTCACCGAAGACAGCCTGGCGCGTCTGGAAGCCGCGATGCGCACTCGCATGCAAGCACGCATGACCGAGGAGCTCGTCGCCATCGACGGCATGCCCGACGCGCTGGACGCCCTGGCCGCCTACCCCAAGGCCGTCGTCTCCAACGGCCCCGACAGCAAGATCCGCTGCGCCATGGCCAGTGCCGGCCTGGCACACCACTTCGGCGACCATCTGTTCAGCGCCTACACCCTGGAAGTCTGGAAGCCCGACCCCGGCCTCTATCTCAAGGCGGCCGAGGCCATGGGCTTTCCCCCCGAGCGCTGCGTGGTGATCGACGATGCAGCGGTGGGCGTGGAAGCCGGACTGGCCGCCGGCATGCAGGTGATTCACCTCAACCACTTCCCCGACGAGGAAGCCACGCCCGAGGGCGCCATCGCGCTCCACCACGCCAGCGAATTGCCCGAAGTCATCGCGCGGCTGGCGAGTGCTCGGCAGGCACTCTGA
- a CDS encoding sugar kinase, whose protein sequence is MTRPSSPELLSFGEAMTLFVAETTGDLAEVERFRRRIAGADTNVAIGLARLGFHVGWLSRVGDDSFGRYLRTTLEHEGLDCRHLITDADHATGLVFKERALDGADPRVEYRRRGSAASQLAPADADEVDFSALRHLHATGIPPALSPSCRELSYHLLGEARRHGASLSFDPNLRPSLWSSEREMRETLNDLAAHTDWVMPGLAEGQLLTGQETPHDIAGFYLDQGAEAVFLKLGPEGGYYRGRLGGEEQAFSVPGIAVAEVVDTVGAGDGFAVGVISALLDGVSPRQALQRGCLIGAEAVQVSGDMEGLPHRDRLEHLEAALDDTSRRSAT, encoded by the coding sequence ATGACACGACCTTCATCCCCCGAGCTTCTCTCCTTCGGCGAGGCCATGACCCTGTTCGTGGCCGAAACGACCGGAGATCTGGCCGAGGTGGAACGATTTCGGCGGCGCATCGCCGGTGCCGACACCAACGTCGCCATCGGCCTGGCACGCCTGGGCTTCCATGTCGGCTGGTTGAGCCGAGTCGGCGACGACAGCTTCGGCCGCTACCTGCGTACCACCCTGGAACACGAAGGCCTGGACTGCCGGCATCTGATTACCGATGCCGATCACGCCACCGGACTGGTGTTCAAGGAACGCGCCCTGGATGGCGCCGATCCCCGCGTCGAATATCGTCGGCGGGGCAGCGCCGCCAGCCAGCTTGCCCCCGCCGATGCCGATGAGGTCGATTTCTCGGCCTTGCGACACCTGCACGCCACCGGCATTCCTCCGGCACTCTCGCCGAGCTGCCGCGAGCTTTCCTATCACCTGCTCGGCGAAGCACGTCGCCACGGCGCCAGCCTGTCCTTCGATCCCAACCTGCGTCCCAGCCTCTGGTCCAGCGAACGCGAAATGCGCGAGACCCTGAACGACCTGGCCGCCCACACCGACTGGGTAATGCCGGGGCTCGCCGAGGGCCAGTTGCTGACGGGCCAGGAAACGCCCCATGACATCGCCGGCTTCTACCTCGACCAGGGCGCCGAAGCGGTCTTTCTCAAACTCGGCCCGGAAGGCGGCTACTATCGCGGCCGCCTCGGCGGCGAGGAGCAGGCCTTCAGCGTGCCCGGCATTGCGGTGGCCGAGGTGGTCGATACCGTCGGCGCCGGAGACGGCTTCGCGGTCGGCGTGATCAGCGCCCTGCTGGATGGCGTTTCGCCACGCCAGGCCTTGCAGCGCGGCTGCCTGATCGGCGCCGAGGCCGTGCAGGTTTCCGGCGACATGGAAGGCCTGCCCCACCGCGACCGTCTCGAACACCTCGAGGCCGCCCTCGACGACACCTCCCGGAGGAGTGCCACATGA
- a CDS encoding TRAP transporter large permease, with the protein MIPMDAVFILPWLLFGLLGVLIVAGVPIAMALVLTAAGMILLDPRLTYWVMFQRMYNGMDSFVLLAVPLFLLAGNLMNAARITDRLITLCMRLVGHFKGALAHVNVMVSMLFAGVSGSSTADSAGVGTVLIPAMQREGYPSHFSVAVTAASSVMGIIIPPSINMIVWGALTNTSIAGLFLGGILPGLMIGVAQLALNVGYVRRYQVPVRRRASLVELARSSKDGLLAAGIPVVIIGGITLGLVTPTEAAVIAVLYALALGTLVYRELNLSKVLDASTDTVRLCSLSLFSLVGAAIFGYLISFYQIPPKLMAGVDISDPVMLLLVMTAVMLVIGTFMDSLPAMAIMAPIFQPLAMQAGVHPVQFGVIGVMALGLGLITPPYGLCLMISAKIGGIPLLQALGTTLLYLAIMLGVILLLILYPDLILMLPRLIAPDFV; encoded by the coding sequence ATGATTCCCATGGATGCCGTCTTCATCCTGCCCTGGCTGCTGTTCGGCCTGCTCGGCGTGCTGATCGTCGCCGGAGTGCCGATCGCCATGGCTCTGGTCCTGACCGCCGCCGGCATGATCCTGCTCGACCCGCGCCTGACCTACTGGGTCATGTTCCAGCGCATGTACAACGGCATGGACTCGTTCGTGCTGCTCGCCGTGCCGTTGTTCCTGCTGGCCGGCAACCTGATGAACGCCGCGCGCATCACCGACCGGCTGATCACCCTGTGCATGCGCCTGGTGGGCCACTTCAAGGGCGCCCTGGCGCATGTCAACGTGATGGTCAGCATGCTGTTCGCCGGCGTCTCCGGTTCTTCGACGGCCGACAGCGCCGGCGTGGGTACCGTGCTGATTCCGGCCATGCAGCGCGAAGGCTATCCGAGCCACTTCTCGGTGGCCGTGACCGCCGCCTCGTCGGTCATGGGCATCATCATTCCCCCTTCCATCAACATGATCGTCTGGGGCGCCCTGACCAACACTTCCATCGCCGGCCTGTTCCTCGGCGGCATCCTGCCCGGGCTGATGATCGGTGTGGCCCAACTGGCGCTCAACGTCGGCTATGTGCGTCGCTACCAGGTGCCGGTCCGACGTCGCGCCTCGCTGGTCGAACTGGCGCGCTCGAGCAAGGACGGCCTGCTGGCCGCCGGCATTCCCGTGGTTATCATCGGTGGCATCACCCTGGGGCTGGTCACGCCCACCGAGGCAGCGGTGATCGCCGTACTCTACGCCCTGGCGCTGGGCACCCTCGTCTATCGGGAGCTCAATCTCTCCAAGGTGCTCGATGCCTCCACCGACACCGTGCGCCTGTGCTCCCTGTCTCTGTTCAGCCTGGTCGGAGCGGCGATCTTCGGCTACCTGATCAGCTTCTACCAGATTCCGCCCAAGCTGATGGCCGGTGTCGACATCAGCGATCCCGTGATGCTCCTGCTGGTGATGACCGCCGTCATGCTGGTCATCGGTACCTTCATGGATTCCCTGCCGGCCATGGCCATCATGGCGCCGATCTTCCAGCCCCTGGCCATGCAGGCCGGAGTCCACCCGGTGCAATTCGGCGTCATCGGTGTCATGGCGCTGGGCCTGGGGCTGATCACGCCCCCCTATGGTCTCTGCCTGATGATCTCGGCAAAGATCGGCGGCATTCCGCTGCTTCAGGCGCTCGGCACCACGCTGCTGTACCTGGCCATCATGCTCGGCGTGATCCTGCTGCTGATCCTCTATCCGGATCTGATCCTGATGCTGCCCCGACTGATCGCTCCCGATTTCGTGTGA
- a CDS encoding helix-turn-helix transcriptional regulator, translating into MTCLSTTELASWNEAASEAMAHCHADDFPAKLLEAIDTLVPLESTLIILEDSRRAPELLYKRGIPPHNRERVIDRYFSRGYLLDPFCLAVDQGLAEGFYHLDDIAPDNFFNSEYYRVYYLEAGSVEDCYYILDLTPERRISISLYNGLTATPLTSTQRAILQTLDPMVRTLARYHWQNLDERVDTLPPPFAPSPGGGKLREAFLRFGEDRLTMREREICHLLLRGHSAKSSARELSISPETVRLHRKNLYAKFDIGSQSALFAIFLDWLDGWSIEG; encoded by the coding sequence ATGACGTGCCTTTCCACCACCGAGCTGGCCTCGTGGAACGAGGCCGCTTCCGAGGCCATGGCCCATTGTCACGCCGACGACTTTCCCGCGAAACTGCTCGAGGCCATCGACACCCTGGTCCCCCTGGAATCAACGCTCATCATCCTGGAAGATTCCCGCCGTGCCCCGGAGCTTCTCTACAAGAGAGGAATTCCGCCTCACAACCGCGAGCGGGTCATCGACCGCTACTTTTCCCGGGGGTATCTACTGGACCCCTTCTGCCTGGCCGTCGATCAGGGCCTCGCGGAGGGTTTCTATCATCTCGATGACATCGCCCCCGATAATTTCTTCAACAGTGAATACTACCGGGTGTACTACCTGGAGGCGGGGTCGGTGGAGGATTGCTATTACATTCTCGACCTGACACCAGAGCGGCGCATCTCGATAAGCCTCTACAATGGGCTGACCGCCACGCCCTTAACCTCGACGCAACGGGCCATCCTGCAAACCCTGGATCCCATGGTCAGAACGCTGGCGCGCTATCACTGGCAGAACCTCGACGAACGCGTCGACACACTGCCACCTCCCTTCGCACCCAGCCCCGGTGGAGGCAAGCTGCGAGAGGCCTTCCTGCGTTTCGGCGAGGATCGGCTCACCATGCGGGAACGCGAGATCTGCCACCTGCTGCTGCGCGGCCACTCGGCCAAGTCCAGCGCGCGCGAACTCTCTATCTCGCCGGAGACGGTGCGCCTGCATCGCAAAAACCTCTACGCCAAGTTCGATATCGGTTCACAATCAGCTCTGTTCGCCATCTTTCTCGACTGGCTCGATGGCTGGTCCATCGAGGGCTGA
- a CDS encoding TRAP transporter substrate-binding protein: protein MLTTRTQSGRFLKQLVIGATLATTLGATGIAQAVELRFGHGGTEDTAYHLGATRFKELVEDKSDGDIGVQIMGNSVLGHETEMFEQQMAGALDLSIINPGLITDFSSTANVFSIPFLYRDQAHWQAVLDGDVGREIADQITEETGVKVLAFFGGGKRQIVSSRPLESLDDLKGMKLRTNPTKPLIAAWSALGTEPTVMAWKEIYTGLQLGAIDGLLNEAEWIHRMRFHEVAPHIGLSEHDITVRLLTMSQMSWDRLDESQQQAVMEAAREAASYARQVQLEQDAEALDLLVEEGATLHELDRQRMQEIVSEPLAEVVEEMGLTELRQKIANVE, encoded by the coding sequence ATGCTCACGACACGCACACAATCAGGACGCTTCCTCAAGCAGCTCGTCATCGGCGCCACCCTGGCCACCACACTCGGTGCGACGGGCATCGCCCAGGCCGTGGAGCTGCGCTTCGGTCACGGCGGCACCGAGGACACTGCCTACCACCTCGGCGCGACCCGCTTCAAGGAACTGGTCGAGGACAAGAGCGACGGCGATATCGGCGTCCAGATCATGGGCAACTCGGTACTCGGCCATGAAACCGAGATGTTCGAGCAGCAGATGGCCGGCGCACTGGATCTGTCGATCATCAATCCCGGCCTGATCACCGACTTCTCGTCCACCGCCAATGTCTTTTCCATTCCCTTCCTGTATCGCGACCAGGCGCACTGGCAGGCCGTGCTCGATGGTGACGTGGGCCGCGAGATCGCCGATCAGATCACGGAGGAAACCGGCGTCAAGGTGCTGGCCTTCTTCGGCGGCGGCAAGCGCCAGATCGTCAGCAGCCGCCCGCTCGAGAGCCTCGACGACCTGAAGGGCATGAAACTGCGCACCAATCCGACCAAGCCCTTGATCGCCGCCTGGTCGGCGCTGGGCACCGAACCCACGGTCATGGCCTGGAAGGAGATCTACACGGGCCTGCAACTCGGTGCCATCGACGGCCTGCTCAACGAGGCCGAGTGGATCCACCGCATGCGGTTTCATGAGGTCGCGCCGCATATCGGCCTTTCCGAGCACGACATCACGGTACGCCTGCTGACCATGTCGCAGATGTCCTGGGACCGCCTCGACGAGAGCCAGCAGCAGGCCGTGATGGAAGCCGCCCGCGAGGCCGCGAGCTATGCGCGTCAGGTTCAGCTCGAGCAGGATGCCGAGGCCCTGGATCTGCTCGTCGAGGAAGGCGCCACCCTGCATGAACTGGACCGGCAACGGATGCAGGAGATCGTCAGTGAACCGCTCGCCGAGGTCGTCGAGGAGATGGGGCTGACCGAACTGCGCCAGAAGATCGCCAACGTCGAGTGA